TTTTCCTGTCCAAAAGTCTttaattaatgaatatttaaattttgatatcaaCTAAGTTTGAAGATTAGAATATATAGCATTTGGTTGCATGTTGTGAGCTGGTACCTTAAAATGAGTGGCAGAGTTACACTTATGTAAATGTTGACAACAAATAATGTAGTTCCTCACCCCCTTTTTCTATCAACCCCATTGAGATCTCATTTTAAAGTAAAAGCTATCTGCACTAGCGTTGAAAATATtcagaataaataataaagctAATAGTAAACAATGGCAGCAGTGTGTATGAGGTAAGGTGGTGGAGCAGATGGAGGAGCAAACCAGGGGAATGGGGAAATATATACCTGTTAGGTTGGagtcataacattttttttactgtaatttaaccctaaaaagactggggggggggggctgattcagccccccctcaacatttttcgcgataaatccgccacgcgaaattttttgaccgcgtcgctcgctgactttttaccttcaagtctctcgcaacttttgagatcaaaattgtgacccccgggtacgcggttccgaaatcacgcaacatttcgtaagtgcatgcagacccaaaattactcaaaaacgtgaatttgtgtacaaatccaatgcaaatagtgtttttaaccaaaattcataaatgtatcattatttttccttttactgcttaaaatcaattaattttatctattttatggtcgaaataaagtccccgacaatttccattgaaaaaacaataaaaaaaaaaaaagtcgaaaaacaaagaaatacataagaaatttagaaaacaatagaatacataagaaaataaatgtgatgttgaaattttttaaaaataaatttgatcagatgcctatctagagtatgtgaaacaaaaattagcatttcaggggcattattttattaattagagcaaacttatgattttacgcataaattagcataattaatgagacatgagatttttttgcagaatttgatggtatagttttgtagataatgccatgggtaacacgtgtgccaattttcgtcgcgatcgcgcgatcgacggccgagatcatagggggggggctgaatcagcccccccccccccagtcttcttaggcatcgaaatagcccagtctatttagggttaacagGAAAACAGAAATTTGTCATCAAAGACTGAATATCAACCAGTTTCCGACCTATATTTCCATCTCTAGTTGTCCATATGAAAACTTTCACATGattcaatatttcaaagtaGAAACTTTTCAACCAGGTAAAACTATGAAAATAAGGGTACCGTACCGAGCCggatttctcaattttcttgaGCAGATGAATTCATAAGCCTGTTGCGTCATCATGTTGCGTGAGCGCAGCTATTTTGTTCGACCTCTTTAGAGTCAGTCCAACTACTTGAGTCAATTTGACAAGTGGCATTTTTTTACAAgtttcaactacatgtatgaatacatgtacatgtattaagaaCAAGCTCTGAagacatatatacatgtacatgttcatggACTTCATAGTAGGAGCTATTGAGATTTTGTGGCTTTGATACCTGATTGGATACCCTAGATGAAATTGTGTCCAATATCCCCTATCATGATATAAACTGAAAGAATTTTAATGTATTGCAGACAAGCAATCCACCTTGAATGCCATACCAACTCACCTGTGTTCTAGGGAAGGGTCATAAAACTCATATTTTTAGTCTTTGAATAGCTGAAAAAAGTGGTATATGAAGTTGAACATGTCATGCTTGACGCAAACTAATTGCTGTGGATGATATAATATTAATTAAAGGTTTCTACAGCTGGCGATAATTAAGTACCAAAATACGTAATCAACCATCCAATATATGATTGGATGGCCTGGTTTGGCAGTTAATTGGTGCATTGCAAATCTTGCAGAACAAACTACTTTCTCAGTTTTTGCCCAAGACTTATGAGGCTTGgtacacacattggtcttgggaGTGGATAGTGCAAAACATTTCATATGTGTCAGAAATTGTGATGTTTCCATGGTTATTGTAATGGACTTTTTCTCACATAAGGTCTTCTTGATAGTTTAGGGTTGTGTTATTATTTGGTTTTAATAATTTACTTTTAAATAAGAATGCCGCTTGGCCCTATgataaatattgcaatattcgtGATATTTTTTGCAGAGGATTCGGTCGTGGCGGCTACAACAACAGGCGAGGAATGAAACGTCCATATGATAGTCGCGATGAATGGTACGGTAACGAAGGCAGAGGGAGATGGCATCAAGAGAACTACAACAGACAAGGTGGTGGATGGGGCACTGGTTACAACAGAGGAGGCTACGGTGGAGGAGGGTACGGTAACCAAGGAGGTTACGGATATAACCAAGGGTACGGAAACCAGAGGTTTGGTAGGGGAGggtatggtggtggtggaggaggaggtggaTATGGGGGAAGGGGAGGATATGGAGGAGGCTACGGCGGCGGCAGGGGTGGATACCAAGGTGGTTATCAGCAACAGGACAGATCATGGGGTGGTAATCGTGGTGGGAGGTTCCAAAGAGGAGGTGGACAACAGAGGAAGTGGGaagattattgatttttaatgttGGAATCCTtcgtgagttttttttttcttctttttttttgggggggggggggggtctgaggAATAGATGGCTtgtgattgtacatgtatgataaaacaGGAAATAGAGCTGTAATCGTGGTCATATAATGGCCTAACACTGAGCATGTCACAAAGAATGTATCACTTCTGATGTGACAGTGACAACTAGTTTTGAAAAAGTTTAAGATCCAGATGTTAAGGAGAGGGGGAAAAATGCCCTGGTTTTACTTTTGACTTAGCACTTTAATGCTTTCTTTTATGGAGATATTTCACATGTAGATGTGGTCTGGGTACCAAGTGAAAATTTTCCGGCCATGAAACTTCTCTGCAAAGTTTATACAAGATCTTGTCACTCCAGTGGTTAAATATTGGACTAGGAAGGTTGTCATCTGTATTAGGTTTGAGACAAGGACTCTGATAGTTATACTTACAATGTGGTTGTGCTTGATCTGTCATTACATGTAACCTGCAGTTGGTGGGTCCCTGTGAGTCTGAGATgatattacatattttcaatGGAAACTGTCCAGttgtgaaatttaaaaatgcatgCATTTGTTCATCATCAAAAAGTGTAAAGAAGGTGTTAGGAAACAGTGTCCATTAATTTTAGCATGATTTATACAATCCCATATCCCATATTTGCCATATTTTACTGTACTGTTTATTGCTTGATGTTTAAATGTTGGTTGGTATGTTAcacagaaaaaaacaagaagCCCATtggaatgaaattgaaatagctACAACATTTGAACCTTAGTCAACATTTTATAGCATACTCATTACTGTGAGAAAAGCTCTCAATATAAAATACCATGATGTCCACACTATACATGCTCATCCTGAGGCTTAGAAAAGAACCAAATCTTGTATTTGTATGTtaaacagattttttaaaatccaacCCTATTTATTCTACTtcatttaatgtacatgtattatgataaaaaaaatgtatgtattttaaacATGTATTCTGATTGTGTAAGAAACTTAATTTAGTGTTGTGTACATTGAGGAAAATGTCTGTGGTTGTCTACTTTTTAAATGCAAAACTTTTTACAATAATCAGCAAGATAGGACCTGCATTTTATTTCTGggtaaaataatcataatgcAGTTGATATGTATAGTATCTACTGTATGCATACTTTAATATTTTCCCCAGAATGCCATTATAAGATGAGCCAATtcaaaacatgtatttttcttggataattcttaatttcatcctacatgtatgttagtaACATAGGACAAAATTaagaattttccaagaaatatttattagtATAATGTAGCAGGCCTCTTCATAGACATTGAGCATTTTCTCCAGTTTTGAGAAATGCATGTCATACAAATTCCTTTACTATTTTCAGTATCACGTTAGAGGTGTATCAAGAAATTCAGTCCCAATAATCTGCTGACTTGGGAAGTAATTTGCACTCTTTTCCATATTCcacataatttttgtttacatatttttttattttgaacatATGAACCTGTATGCAAATGTACACCATCTTAATTACATAACACAATATATTATTactgaatgagaaataatgtgCTATAGCTTAATTTCATATTCTAAACGTTTGCTTGTTGTCCAGCCAGTTTaatgaagttgattttaatTGTTTCTGTGTACGTGTTTAAATATCACAATACGTTATGTAAACTTTCTATTATCTTAATCATCATGACATGTGAAATCAAACATATCACCAATGCTAACACAAGCCTTTGATCATGTTTGTCACTTTTTAATGTACATCTTACGATGCATTTTGTAAtttacatgtttattttttattaaaagggTCAATCTACATTGTAATCAATCACAAGTGGTTGCAAGAGAGGTCACAGAATCAATCGTAAATCTTTCACAAGATGGATCAGTAGTAAGGTATCTTTaagaaagacaatttttttttgtgaaacgTAGTTGCAAATACCCAATTATGTACTTTTCCATTGCAACTTGAATATAGCAAagagtacatgtacttttcagCCACATTCCTGGTTATTTCGAATTGTTAGAAATTGATGAATAAAAGAAGTTTttgattaatgaaaaatattgtttgcATTGTAAATCCATTATTGATGTATTGATATTGACAGAGCTTTGTAAGATCCTATGTTTTCCCGATGGTAGTTGTCCTATCCAAATCAGAGAAAAATTAAAGGGACTGTTTAAATTGTGTTGAATTTTCCTCAAATTGAATTTCCAAGTCTCATGACTGCATTTCTGcatgattaaagggatggtccaggctggggatatttatatcttaataaatagagtaaaattcacagagcaaagtgctgaaaatttgttcaaaattggatatcaaataacgaagttattgaattttaaagatttgcattactCCGGACGGTGAAACAATTCTAGGCAtgcattcatgaatattcattaggtgggctgatgatgtaatatccccacttgttcttttgtattttattttatgaaattaagtttattgagagcattagttatttattgccgcaacttatttcatcataatggagacacatttatgaaaaaatgaaacaatcatgatttcatgtaataacataagaaaaaggaaagtgcgGATAAgacagcccacctaatgaatattcatgatgatgtgcatatgactgttttcacaaaatattcataaactttaaaattcaataacttcgttattggttatcagattttgatgaaattttcagcattttgcactgtaaattttactctatttatttagctataaatattttcagcccggaccatctctTTTAATGTGCAGAGGCAGTCGTTGCTCCGTATTAATGAATCACAGTCTGTTTATAGTTTTGAAAAGAAATTTGTTGGACTAATAATCTAACTTAACAAAAGTGAGGTGGTTAAACAATTTTTCATGGATTCCCGAAAATGCAATATAACCTCATGGTGAATACCAAATGAATATGTTGGTACCGAtgtatagcattttcattttttgatgtACATGCAGTCCAATGATGCAAAGAACCATTGTAGATAAAATGCCGTTATTGAAAtcaaatacagactttcatgttTGGACGCAGGGGCCTTCAACCATGGACATACATGTCCATGCACAGAACACTTGGCCATGGCATCTTTGAGTTAGAAATTTTGTCAGATTTTGTGCAAATTTTCACGTATCTATACTTCTCTTTTATTTCGTGTTTTTATAAACAACTTTCCATGTGGATGGATTCTCCATTTAAGTGGTAGTTAATCCTGGCAGAATGGTGGTTTTAATATTAGCAGAAAACGAGTAACATTGGtatataaaatgaagatttaGCGATGATAAAAAATCACTTAGGGATTTttatattcacgacgaaattggcgacgtgaatttcgtcgtgaatattcgcgatttggtctatttgcgatgtcccttcagggccaccatagtattgtgtcgtacgggacatgaacggcagtaattagatccttataggataaatcgatcacccatgggtcaaagatagagaaactgaTCTTGTAAGATTGCATCATCAAATATAAAAGTTTAAGAAAatcttttgcattttcatgtatcgtacgggacattgccaaaaataggttcggaaaaatcagggccGCCCTTATTATTAGTGGAACTTTGTTCCACTATGCTGGAAGACATCGACTATAATCCCAGCAGCTAAATCACCTCAAGCATCTGAACTCAATGATTACCGACCAATTTCTCTCACCTCATTGGTGGTAAAATGTTTTGAACGGCTAATACTTCAGAAACACATTCTCCCACAGATACTGCCTGACATTGATCCTTTACAATTTGCTTACCAACCACGCAAATCTGTAAATGATGCTGTGTTATTGTTAACACACTTGATTGCCCAGCACGTTGATAAACTTGGTTGTTATGTTCGTACCGCCTTTGTCGACTTTTCGTCGGCTTTTAACACAATTCAGCCTCACCTACTGATGAATAAGCTAGCTGACACTAATCTAAAACCCTCTCTCATATTATGGCTCCACAACTTTCTGACAGAGAGAATTCAAAGTGTAAAACTAAAAGGTGTTTCGTCGAACCCCCTCATTACAAACACAGGTTCCCCCCAGGGTAGCGTGTTGTCTgcaccattatttattatttataccaATGATTGCATCTCATCAAGCGATGACGTAACAATAATCAAATATGCTGACGATACTGCCATCATCGGCATGATTCGTAACAATAACGAAAGTAAATATCGTGAAGAGTTGTTAATGTTTGAGAATTGGTGTGATAATAATTTCTTGGAACTAAACACGGCTAAAACAAAGGAGATGATAACAGATTTTCGTACAAACCGAGGTCAGACAAACCCAATTATGTTCAAAGGAGAGGTTATAGAAAATGTTAACAACTTTAAGTATTTGGGTACTATAGTTGATAGTGAAATTTCATGGAAGGATCAGTGTCAGTCTCTATATATAAAGGCCCAACAACGATTATACTTTCTTCGGAAAATGAATTCTTTCAATGTTGATAGAATTTTGTTAAAGCTTTTCTACAAATCAGTGATAGAAAGTGTTATGCTTTTCAGTTGTGTTGTCTGGTTCGGAGGGTGCAGACAAGAAGACATGAAGAAATTGCAGAAAATAGCCAATTGTGCTGGGAAGATTACTGGAGAAGTGGCAAATGTGACCAATGAATGCGTTCAAGCAATCTTGAAACAGGCCTCACAGATCATACAAAATAAGGACCACCCCCTCCACtcatgttatattcaaatgcgATCTGGAAGGCGGTATAGATCAATGAGGGCTCGAACATcgcgtttccttcattcttttgtgCCGCTCTCCATTCGAAAATACAACGAACAACTTCAATCAAGCCTGTAATCTTGCCACTTCGTCAGTCACCTACTATATTCTCACACATGTATACAATTTACTAATATTACCCTGATACTATCGACTGAAATGAAAGCATTGAATGAgcaattgtttatttataatgatgattatgataataatgatgaatgataatgatgataatgataattaataataataataataataataataataataataattaataatgataggaaaattatattaatgataatagtaataataatattaataataatgataatgacaatgataataatgatattgaaaataaataataacaataattaagagcaaagTTGTACCGATTTTgagtgaaattattttatattatgtattttcCCCTTATTTGTATGACTGTATGTAGTttgttgtatttctttgtatgttttttttctgtatatcctgtaataatgataatgataatagtaatgattgattattgataattgtaataatagaaacaatattaataataataataatagtaataataataataataataataataataataataataatgataataacaatgacaataacaataataataataataataataataatacaattaataataataatcataatgataataataagattgataataataataatgataattatattaataataacgaTGATTAAGAGTAAAATGTTACCgatttgattgaaattattttgtattatgtatttttcttcaaatatgtgtgattgtatatatattctgtagaatttatctttacgctttgattttgtatatttctgTGTATATGTAAATGCCAACAAGAATATTTTCCTAAATGGACAGAATAAAATCAATTCTCAATTCTCAATTCTCaattatggatcatgaaaatgtagatattatttggaaccatcaatgatacattattccattgacttgcaatattttcaatcttctcgtgctttgccaataatgGTTCCAAGGTAGTGTTTGTACTTGAATATTTAatcagcaaaattattgaaaattgaaaa
This genomic interval from Lytechinus pictus isolate F3 Inbred chromosome 3, Lp3.0, whole genome shotgun sequence contains the following:
- the LOC129257691 gene encoding uncharacterized protein LOC129257691 isoform X1 produces the protein MIIKMTEGETTTETPTSGAEPVDEEVLTRFEEMFASRFTDADEMFQEYMTTNKEERVPPILNHYQVMKPRNQRGFGRGGYNNRRGMKRPYDSRDEWYGNEGRGRWHQENYNRQGGGWGTGYNRGGYGGGGYGNQGGYGYNQGYGNQRFGRGGYGGGGGGGGYGGRGGYGGGYGGGRGGYQGGYQQQDRSWGGNRGGRFQRGGGQQRKWEDY
- the LOC129257691 gene encoding uncharacterized protein LOC129257691 isoform X2, which encodes MTEGETTTETPTSGAEPVDEEVLTRFEEMFASRFTDADEMFQEYMTTNKEERVPPILNHYQVMKPRNQRGFGRGGYNNRRGMKRPYDSRDEWYGNEGRGRWHQENYNRQGGGWGTGYNRGGYGGGGYGNQGGYGYNQGYGNQRFGRGGYGGGGGGGGYGGRGGYGGGYGGGRGGYQGGYQQQDRSWGGNRGGRFQRGGGQQRKWEDY